A stretch of DNA from Streptomyces xanthii:
GTCATGATGTGCGGGTGACCGCTTCCGGAGCCCCGCTCCCTCCCGACGCTCTCGGCCGCCGCCTCACCGAGGTCTACGACCTGGTGGGCCCGCTGTACCGACGCGCCCAGCGCAGCGTCGAACACGGCCTGACACGCGACGGCCTGAGCGTCGGCGTACGCGCCGTGCTCACGCTGCTGCGGCGCAACGGGCCGATGACCGTGCCGCAGATGGGCCGGGCCCAGGAGATCAGCCGGCAGTTCGTGCAGCGCATGGTGAACGAGGCGGCGGACGCGGGTCTCGTCGAGAGCATCGCGAACCCGGCGCACCGGCGCTCGTCGCTGATCCGGCTCACGGCGGCGGGCGAGGATCGCATCGACGCCGTACTGGACCGCGAACACGCGCTGCTCCGTCAGGTCGGCGGCGATCTGACGGAGGCGGAGGTCGCCACGTGCCTGCGGGTGCTCGGCGCGATGCTGCACTCGCTCGACCACGTGGACGCCGACTGACCTCGCACACCCTGGGCCGCCCGGGCGGAACCGACGGCTCCGGCGCGGTCACGGACGATTCCCTGTGATGCCCCTGTCAGGCGCATCTTCCTGCCGTTAGCATGTTCGAACTCATGACGATCACGCCGATCGCATGCCCTTCACCGGAAATTCATGCCATACCGAGCCGACAGATGACCAAGCGCCCCGAACCCACCGATGAGTCAGGTAAGTGAACACCACACCACCACGAATACCTTCACAGCGCCGCGACGAGCCCCTCGTCCCCCGGCGGCGGACACGCACCCTGTTCTGGTCGGCGGCGGGCGTGGTGACGCTCGTCTTCTTCGTCGCGCTGGAGATCGTGGCGCGCCGGTACGGCCAGCTCGGTCCGCTCACCGTCCAGGCTCGGGAGGTCGTCCTCGTGCCGCGCTCGGGGCCCCTGCTCTATGCCGGTCTGGCCCTGACGATGGTGGTGCTCACCTGGCGGCAGCGGGCCGTGGCGCTGGCCTGCGCGATCGGCATCGACCTGGTGTTCCTGCTGGTGCGCCTCGTGGTGGGCGGCAGTCTCCAGTTCGGCAACGGCGCCCTGTGGGTGACCCTCGGGCTCGCCGTATTGGCCGTCGTGCGCCGCACCGGCGCGGAGCGGCTCCTGCTCCTCAAGGGCGTCGGCCTCGGCATGCTGCTGGTGCTCGGTCACAAGACGGGTGACACCTGGCTGCTCATCACGTCCAAGACCCGCCCGGACGTCCTCGACCCCTACGTGGCCACCGCCGACCACGCGCTCGCCAACCCGTCGTGGCTGGTCGGCCAGGTCGTCGAGGCCACGAACCCGTTCAGCGGCCACTTCCTGCACCTGGTCTACGGCCAACTGCCGCTCGCCGCGGCCCTCGTGGGCCTGTACCAGCTGCGCAACGTGGCGGCCGAGCGGCGCTTCCCGGCCCATCACCTCGTGCGCACGTTCCTCGCCATAGGCCTGCTGGGTCCCGCGATCTACATGATCTTCCCGGTCGTCGGCCCGATCTACGCGTACGGCGCCGAGGGCGGCCAGTGGGCGGCGGCCAACGTGTGGCCCGACGCGCTGCCGGCCATCGGCGTCCCGCACCCGATCCCGTTCGACGAGATCACGCCGCGCAACTGTATGCCGAGCCTGCACACCGCGTGGGCGACCAGCCTGTTCATCCACACCCGCAAGGGCTCGCGAGGCATGCGCTGGGCGGGCACGTTCTGGCTCGTCGCCACGCTCACCGCGACCCTCGGCTTCGGCTACCACTACGGTGTCGACCTCGTCGCCGGTGTGGTGTTCGCCCTCACGATCGAGGCGGCCATGCGGGCGTTCGCGCACGGGTGGGACGTCTCGGCGACGCGGCTCGTCTCCTACGGCACCGTCGTCTTCACCGCGCTGCTGATCGCGTACCGCTGGCTGCCGACCGAGATGGCCGCCTACCCGTGGGCCTTCGGCCCGCTCCTGCTCGCGCTGCTCGGTTCGGTGATCGCCCTGTACGCGCGGACGACCGCGCTCTGGGACCAGGCGGAAACGGTGCCGGTGTCCAAGCCGGCACCCCGGCCCGCGGACGCTCAGCCGGAACTCGCCTAGCGCGCACCCCCTCCGGAACAGCGCAGCGGCCGGTGGTTCGTGACGTCACGAACGACCGGCCGCTGTGCTGTTCCTGGGCGCGGGTCGGTCAGCTCCCGTAGCCGGGCTGTCCGGGCTCCTCGCAGGTGCAGTCGTCCTCGGCCGGCGCGACCGTGAAGTCGACACCGGTCGCGTCGCCGTGCGCGGCGTCGGCCTTCTCGGTGTCCGAGCCCTTCACGTCGTGGCCGGGCGGCGGGGTGACGTGGACGGTGTAGCCGCCGGCGGCCACGTCGGAGAACGTGTAGTCGCCGTCCGCGTCGGGCGTGGTGCTGACGGGCTCGTTGCTGTCGTCCAGGACGGGCGTGCCGTCGGGCCGGCGCAGTTCGAGGACCGTGCCCTCCGGGAGCGGGTCGCCGCTCTCCGTCGCGACGTTGCCGCTGACGTTCGCCGTCTGCGCGGCGAACCACACCTGATAGGCGGGGATGCCGGTCTTCACGGAGAAGGTCAGGGTGAGGGTGCGGATCTCGGCGGTGGGGCGCAGCCAGGCGGAGGCGCCGGACGTGTCGGTGCCGCTGCCGTGCAGGGTCTGCGTCGCCGCGTCCCAGGTGGGCTCGTCGGTGTACGTGCCGCCCGTGCAGGTGGAGGGGCGGGGGCTGGCGTCGCAGTAGTTGAACGACTCCTGGAAGCCGAGCTGCCGCGCGGTCAGCGCCTGCCCGTCCGGGCCGGTGGCGCTGATCTTCACGTCGTCGGCGTCGATGTCGCCGAGCGTGATGCCCCAGCCGCCGGGCGTCGGGACCTGGTCGAACGTGAAGCTGGTGGTCGACGGGGTGCGGCCGGACGCCGTGGCGAGGTTCAGATAGGGCATGCCCTGCGAGGATCCGTAGACCTGGCCGAACGGGGTCTGTTCGCCGAGGAAGGCCGAGCCGCCGGCCGAGACGCCCGGCCGGGTGCTGTTCGTCGTGAACGTCCCCTGCGGTCCGCCGGTCGCGGCGGTGGTCACCGTTCCGGTGGAGGCCGGCGGCGCCGCGTCCAGGGTGTACCGGGCGTACTCGGCGCCGTCTGCGGCGGCCGGTGCGGCGGTGAGGCCGACGGCGACGAACGCGGCGGCGGTCACGGGCACCCAGCGGGAGGATCTGCGGAAGCGCATGAAGTGGCTTTCTGGTCGACTGCGGTGTCGACGGACAGAATCCATGATCTCCATACAAAACGGCCGCAAGGGGGCGGCGCGTCACACCGATTGCACCCCGCCGCCGCAGGCGTCGGACATCAGTCGAGGTCGAGGTCGCGTCCGTCCCGTCGATCCGTGTCGCCGCCCAGGAAGGGCAGGACCGCGGCGAGGAACTCCTGGGGGCGTGCGTGGTGGACGAGGTGACCGGCCGGGATCGTGACGAGGCGTGCGTCGGGGACGCGCCGGACGAGTTCGGCGATGTCCTCCTGCGGTACGTGGCTCGCGGGGCCGCCGGCGACGGCGAGCGTCGGGGCGGTGATGTTCCGCAGCCCTTGCGCCCAGGCGGGGTCGGGGTGGTCGAGCTGGGCCCGGACGGCGGCCACGACGGCCCAGTCGAACGAGAGCTCACCGTCCGGCCGGGTCGCGGGCTTCGGCTCGCGCGGCCGCAGCAGCGGTACGTCTTCGAGGACGAGCCGACGGACGCGAGCGGGCCGGTGCATCGCGAGCAGGGCGGCCACGACGCCGCCCATCGAGTGTCCGACGACGTCGACCCGGTCGAGCCCCAGGGCGTCGAGGTGTCCGAGGACGTCGTCGCGCATGGCTTCGACGCTGTACGTGCCGGGCCACTCGGTGCGGCCGTGCCCGCGCAGATCGAGGGCGTGGACCCGGTGCGTGCGGGCGAGGGCCGGCGCGACGCCGGCCCAGTCGCGGCTGTCCTCCCCCAGGGCGTGCAGCAGGAGGAGGGGCGGCCCGGTGTCAGGCCCGCTGATCCGGCAGGCCGACCGGAGAGATCCCGCCCGCACGATACGGAGTTCGTCGCTCATGGCCCCGACCCTGCCTTGCCCTTCGGTTCATTCGCCAGTGATCGACGGGGCGGGCCGGGCCTGTTCACCGACCGCTGAAGCCCGCCTCGGCGTCGCGTCCGGGACGGAGCTCGAGATGCGCCGGGGCGGTCCCGCGAGGGCCGCCGTGGCGACGGCGGCGAGGAGCAGCGCGGCCAGAGGGCACCAGATCGCCAGGGTGAAGCCCTCCAGCACCGAGGCCCGGGCGCCTCCCACCGCCGCCGCGGCGACGCTCGCGGCGACGGTGTTGAAGACCGCCGAGCCGATCGAACCGCCCACCTGCTGCGCCGAGTTCACGGCGGCGGACGCGATGCCGGAGTCCTGCTCGGGGACGTCGGAGGTGACGCCGGTCATGATGGCGAGGAAGCTGCCGCCGTTGCCGACGCTGAAGGTGACGAGCGCGGGCAGCACGTTCCCGGCGTAAGTGGAGTCCGGGGTGAGGAGCGTGAGCTGGAAGAGGCCGCACGCGGAGATGAACAGGCCGGCGGTCATCATGACGCGGGGCCCGAAGCGGGGCAGCAGACGGGTGCCGAGCTGGGTGGCGGTGCCCGTGGTCACGAGGCTGATCGGCAGGAAACCGAGGCCGCTGGCGACGGCGGACCAGTCCAGGACGGTCTGCAGGTAGTAGGTGAGGTAGAGCGCGACCGACAGCTGACCGGCCATGAGGGCGGCGCCCGCGAGCAGGGAGGCGACGCGGCGGCGGTCCTTCATCAGGCGCGGCGGCAGCAGCGGGGTCGACGCGCGGGTCTGCCACCAGGCGAAGACGCCGAGCATGACCGTGCCGCCGATGAGGGAGCCGAGCACGGTCGGGCCGGTCCAGCCATGTGCCTCGGCCTGGCTGCAGCCGTGGACGAGAGCGGTCAGGCCGCCGCAGCCGAGCACGGCGCCGGCGATGTCGATGCGGCCGGTGAGGCGGCGGGTGAGGTCCGGCGGGGTCCAGCAGGTGCCGAGCAGGGCGGCGAGGGCGATGGGCACGTTGACCAGGAGGCACCAGCGCCAGCCGAACCACTGGGTGAGGAAGCCGCCGAGGACGACGCCGAGGGAGGCGCCTGCGCCGCCGAGCGCGCCGAAGAGGGCGATGGCGCGGCGCCGTTCGCGCGGGTCGGTGAAGGTGGTCGCGACGAGCGCCAGCGCGGAGGCGGCGAGGAGCGCCGCGAACGCGCCCTGCACCGCGCGGGCCGCGAACAGCGTCTGGGCGGTGGGCGCGAGGCCGGCCGCGGCGGACGCGAGCGCGAAGCCGCCGAGACCGATCGCGAACACCCGCTTGCGGCCCACGTGGTCGGCGATCCGGCCGGCGAGCAGGAGGAGGCCGCCGAAGGCGACGGTGTAGGACGTGACCACCCAGGGGCGGTCGCCGTCGCTCATGCCGAGTTCGGTCTGCAGGGACGGCAGGGCCACGTTCACGATCGTGCTGTCGAGCAGGATCATCAGCTGGGCCAGCCCGAGGACGCTCAGCGCCCACCAGCGGCGCGGGTGCGGGGTCGGGGCGATCGGGGCGGGGGCTGAGGACGACGGCACAGGCATGCCACTTTTTGTATACCAAATTCGACCCTCGGGGCAAAAATGGGATCCCATGTCGGCCGACGCGTGGGCGGAATCAGGACAATCAACACCCCTGGGGCGCACCGGAGGGGTAGCTTCGGTATACGGAAATCCGGGGGCCCGTCAGGCGGGGGCGTACCCCCGCTCCCGAACGAGCTCGTCCGCGAGGGCGGTGAACGCGCGGGCGGCCGCGCTGCGGTAGCCGCTCTCGCGGTGCAGGAGCGCGACGCGACGGGCGGGCAGCGGCGGGTCGAGCGCGACGGGAACGAGGTGCGGGTGGTCGTCCGTGACGGCGTCGGGCAGCACGGTGGCGAGCCCCGGGACGCGCTGCACGATCTCGGTGATCGCCTGGACGGAGTTGGCCTCGACGACGACGGGCGGTGTGACGCGGTGTTCGGCGAGGTAGCCGTCGACGTGTTCGCGGGTCACGAAGTCGCTGCTCAGCAGGGCGAGTTGCCGCTCGGCGAGGCGGCGCACCGGCAGCGCGGCGCGGTCCGCCCCCGGATCGGCGGTCGCGGCGACGACCAGGCTCAGGGTCTCGGTGAACAGGGCGCGGGCGCCGATGCCGGGCAGATGCGGGCCCGCGAAGGCGATGCCGAGGTCGATCTCGTCGGCCAGCAGGCTCGTCTCCATCCGGTCCTTGGCCATCTCGCGCACGTCGAGCGTGATGCCGGGGTGCTTCTCGTGCATCGCGCGCACGAGCGGGCCGATCAGGTACGCGGTGAAGGTCGGCGTCATCGCGAGGCGCAGATGGCCGCGCGAGAGGTCGGCGACGTCGAGCACGGCGCGGTCGGCGGCGGCCAGGTCGCGCAGCGCGCGGCGCGCGTAGTGGACGTAGGCCTCGCCGGCGTCGGTGAGGCGTACGCCGCGTCCGCCGCGGTCGAGGAGCTGGGCGCCGACCACCCGCTCCAGCTGCTTGATCTGCTGGGACAGCGTGGGCTGCGAGATGCGCAGCTCCTCCGCGGCCCGCGTGAAGTTCCCGTTCTCCGCCACGGCGATGAGGTAGCGGAGATGTCGCAGCTCAGGACCCATGTGAGCACTATAGGGCGCCCATCCATAGATGACATCGATAGGAGTCATGGATATCAAGTCTTGGACACTATAGGACCAGGTCGTGCAGGGTTGTTCCTGCCGGCCCACCCAGGAGGTCCGGCAGGACCCGAAGGGAGAGACGGATGGACAAGCTTTTCGACGGTGTCGCGCATTTCCGCCGCGACGTCTTCCCCGGCAAGCGAGACCTGTTCGCCCAGCTCGCGTCGGAGCACCGGCCGGAGACGCTGTTCATCGGCTGTTCCGACGCCCGGGTGCCGCCGGAGCTGATCACGCAGAGCGAGCCGGGCCGGCTGTTCGTCATCCGCACCGCGGGCAATCTGGTCCCGGCGTACGCGCCCGGTTCGGACGGCGTCGCTGCGAGCGTCGAGTATGCCGTCTCCGTGCTCGGCGTCCAGGACATCGTCGTCTGCGGGCACTCGTCCTGCGGCGCGATGACCGCCCTGGCCGAGGAGCACGACCTGTCGGCGGCGCCGGTGATCGCGGACTGGCTGCGGCACGCGGACGGGGCCCGCGCCAGGGCCCGTACGGTGTCCGCTCCCGCCGGTGAGCCGGCCTCCTCCCGGGTGGCCACCCTGGTCCGCGCCAACGTGGTCGCCCAGTTGCAGAACCTCGGCACCCACCCCTCCGTCGTCCGTGCCCTCGCCGAGCAGCGGCTCACGCTGCACGGCTGGGTGTTCGACATCGCCTCCGGCTCCGTGGAGGTGCTCGAGACGGGCACCCGCACCCCGGTGCCGGCCGCCTGACCCGCGGGGCGAGCTCCCCCACCCCACCACCCCACACCTCCCGGGGGCCGGGACCCCGCTCCCGGCCCCGCACGAAAGGAACTCCTCATGATCCACGCCCAGTTCTCCCCCGAGGCCCGCGACGCCGTCGCCACCGCCGCCGTCGCCGCCAAGACGCGCCGCGACCTGTCGTGGCAGCAGATCGCCGACGCGGCCGGTCTGTCCCCGGCGTTCGTGACGGCGGCCGTCCTCGGCCAGCACGCCCTGCCCGAGGCCTCCGCCCAGGCCGTCGGCGAGCTGCTCGGCCTCGACGAGGAGGCGATCCTCCTCCTCCAGACCATCCCGACCCGCGGCTCCATCCCGGGCGGCATCCCCACCGACCCGACGATCTACCGCTTCTACGAGATGCTCCAGGTCTACGGCACCACCCTGAAGGCCCTGGTCCACGAGCAGTTCGGCGACGGCATCATCTCCGCGATCAACTTCAAGCTGGACGTGAAGAAGGTCGCCGACCCCGAGGGCGGCGAGCGCGCGGTCATCACGCTGGACGGCAAGTACCTGCCGACCAAGCCTTTCTGACCCTCACGCCGACGACGACTCGTCCATAGAGCCCCACCCCCGGTACGAGCGGCGGTGGCGGGCGGCTCCGGCCGTCCGTCACCGCCCGTTCGCACATCACCGGAGCGCACCCCGCTCCACCCGCGCCGAGAAGGGAAGAACCATGGCCGCCTCCCCCCGCCGCCACACTCTCGTGTTTCTCGCCATC
This window harbors:
- a CDS encoding phosphatase PAP2 family protein, which codes for MFWSAAGVVTLVFFVALEIVARRYGQLGPLTVQAREVVLVPRSGPLLYAGLALTMVVLTWRQRAVALACAIGIDLVFLLVRLVVGGSLQFGNGALWVTLGLAVLAVVRRTGAERLLLLKGVGLGMLLVLGHKTGDTWLLITSKTRPDVLDPYVATADHALANPSWLVGQVVEATNPFSGHFLHLVYGQLPLAAALVGLYQLRNVAAERRFPAHHLVRTFLAIGLLGPAIYMIFPVVGPIYAYGAEGGQWAAANVWPDALPAIGVPHPIPFDEITPRNCMPSLHTAWATSLFIHTRKGSRGMRWAGTFWLVATLTATLGFGYHYGVDLVAGVVFALTIEAAMRAFAHGWDVSATRLVSYGTVVFTALLIAYRWLPTEMAAYPWAFGPLLLALLGSVIALYARTTALWDQAETVPVSKPAPRPADAQPELA
- a CDS encoding alpha/beta fold hydrolase → MSDELRIVRAGSLRSACRISGPDTGPPLLLLHALGEDSRDWAGVAPALARTHRVHALDLRGHGRTEWPGTYSVEAMRDDVLGHLDALGLDRVDVVGHSMGGVVAALLAMHRPARVRRLVLEDVPLLRPREPKPATRPDGELSFDWAVVAAVRAQLDHPDPAWAQGLRNITAPTLAVAGGPASHVPQEDIAELVRRVPDARLVTIPAGHLVHHARPQEFLAAVLPFLGGDTDRRDGRDLDLD
- a CDS encoding MFS transporter — encoded protein: MPVPSSSAPAPIAPTPHPRRWWALSVLGLAQLMILLDSTIVNVALPSLQTELGMSDGDRPWVVTSYTVAFGGLLLLAGRIADHVGRKRVFAIGLGGFALASAAAGLAPTAQTLFAARAVQGAFAALLAASALALVATTFTDPRERRRAIALFGALGGAGASLGVVLGGFLTQWFGWRWCLLVNVPIALAALLGTCWTPPDLTRRLTGRIDIAGAVLGCGGLTALVHGCSQAEAHGWTGPTVLGSLIGGTVMLGVFAWWQTRASTPLLPPRLMKDRRRVASLLAGAALMAGQLSVALYLTYYLQTVLDWSAVASGLGFLPISLVTTGTATQLGTRLLPRFGPRVMMTAGLFISACGLFQLTLLTPDSTYAGNVLPALVTFSVGNGGSFLAIMTGVTSDVPEQDSGIASAAVNSAQQVGGSIGSAVFNTVAASVAAAAVGGARASVLEGFTLAIWCPLAALLLAAVATAALAGPPRRISSSVPDATPRRASAVGEQARPAPSITGE
- the cynS gene encoding cyanase, whose product is MIHAQFSPEARDAVATAAVAAKTRRDLSWQQIADAAGLSPAFVTAAVLGQHALPEASAQAVGELLGLDEEAILLLQTIPTRGSIPGGIPTDPTIYRFYEMLQVYGTTLKALVHEQFGDGIISAINFKLDVKKVADPEGGERAVITLDGKYLPTKPF
- a CDS encoding MarR family winged helix-turn-helix transcriptional regulator, with the translated sequence MTASGAPLPPDALGRRLTEVYDLVGPLYRRAQRSVEHGLTRDGLSVGVRAVLTLLRRNGPMTVPQMGRAQEISRQFVQRMVNEAADAGLVESIANPAHRRSSLIRLTAAGEDRIDAVLDREHALLRQVGGDLTEAEVATCLRVLGAMLHSLDHVDAD
- the cynR gene encoding transcriptional regulator CynR; amino-acid sequence: MGPELRHLRYLIAVAENGNFTRAAEELRISQPTLSQQIKQLERVVGAQLLDRGGRGVRLTDAGEAYVHYARRALRDLAAADRAVLDVADLSRGHLRLAMTPTFTAYLIGPLVRAMHEKHPGITLDVREMAKDRMETSLLADEIDLGIAFAGPHLPGIGARALFTETLSLVVAATADPGADRAALPVRRLAERQLALLSSDFVTREHVDGYLAEHRVTPPVVVEANSVQAITEIVQRVPGLATVLPDAVTDDHPHLVPVALDPPLPARRVALLHRESGYRSAAARAFTALADELVRERGYAPA
- a CDS encoding carbonic anhydrase, which codes for MDKLFDGVAHFRRDVFPGKRDLFAQLASEHRPETLFIGCSDARVPPELITQSEPGRLFVIRTAGNLVPAYAPGSDGVAASVEYAVSVLGVQDIVVCGHSSCGAMTALAEEHDLSAAPVIADWLRHADGARARARTVSAPAGEPASSRVATLVRANVVAQLQNLGTHPSVVRALAEQRLTLHGWVFDIASGSVEVLETGTRTPVPAA